One genomic region from Quercus robur chromosome 4, dhQueRobu3.1, whole genome shotgun sequence encodes:
- the LOC126720610 gene encoding receptor-like protein 9DC3, whose translation MVLFFLIFFLFLSLPNSSLSSFSLNSSTPLCHSDQSSALLHFINSFSVGVSRCDDSYYPPKNSWKMGTDCCGWDGVTCDTMTGHVIAVDLSCSRLHGPIHPNCTLFSLRHLQRLNLAYNDFHGSTISSKFGGFANMTHLNLNYSYFAGNFPSEISHLSKLVSLDLSSNNDMRIEAPNLKRLIQNLTHLTELVLVGIDMSSVSTNCLMNLSSSLTSLRLSYCQLKGKFPDNIFHLPNLQMLRVAYNYHLTGSFPTYNWSTSLKFLILSETKFSIDLPYLISNLKSLKQLFVGGCNFIGSSYPTFLSNLTQITYLDLSYSNFGGQCPWSLLNITGLTFLDLSYNNFIGQLPDFSSNNSSNSQLVNKIPSNLEYLLLSGNLLNGAIPSWVYTIPSLRYFYLDHNQFTGHIGEFQHNSLVYLNVSFNNFSGNVESKIFSKLKSLRYLDMSNNPHLSLHSFTSATNILSKIHSLQLSSSNITEIPQFLRTAECIEYLDLSNNHIKGNIPSWVMEVGKDSLLYFSLSRNNLTGHIPSLICNLSSLKFLDFSYNHLNNMIPPCLGKLSDNLKDLNLQSNNLNGTVPATFAKGCQLRSLKLNGNQLEGALPQSLVHCRKLEVLDFGNNKINGTFPCWLESLSKLCVLVLRSNNFHGAIGNPKTKFPFPNLRIIDLSHNKFHGLLPTKFFMYLKAMMNVSTDKGELKYMGDDYYQDSVTVVMKGLSIELVKIQSLFTTIDFSNNNFKGEIPKAIVELRSLKGLNFSHNNLSGHVPPSLGNLTNLEWLDLSSNKLTGEIPIQLADLTMLAFLNLSENYLFGHIPQGKQFNTFMNDSYYGNLGLCGFPMTKACGNDEGQQPSPSSTIQEDDFEFENGFHWKVVLLGYGCGFMFGLGLGYLVFSSGKPKWLVNIVYGGRHNKLQRS comes from the coding sequence ATGGTActcttctttctcattttcttcctcttcctttctctacctaattcatctctctcttctttttctctcaattcATCTACACCTCTTTGCCATTCAGACCAAAGCTCTGCTTTGCTCCATTTCATAAACTCTTTTTCTGTCGGCGTTTCTCGTTGTGACGATTCTTATTATCCTCCGAAGAATTCGTGGAAAATGGGTACAGATTGTTGTGGGTGGGATGGGGTCACCTGTGATACGATGACAGGTCATGTTATTGCTGTCGACCTCAGTTGCAGTCGGCTTCATGGTCCCATCCATCCCAATTGTACCCTTTTCTCTCTTCGCCATCTCCAGAGGCTCAACCTTGCTTACAACGATTTCCATGGCTCCACAATTTCATCTAAGTTTGGTGGCTTTGCAAACATGACGCATCTCAACCTCAATTACTCCTACTTTGCTGGTAATTTCCCATCCGAAATCTCCCACTTATCCAAACTGGTTTCACTTGATCTCTCTTCGAATAATGACATGAGAATAGAAGCGCCTAATTTGAAAAGGCTTATTCAAAACCTAACCCATCTAACTGAACTTGTTTTAGTTGGGATTGATATGTCTTCTGTTTCAACTAATTGTCTCATGAATTTGTCGTCTTCTTTAACATCTCTTCGTCTTAGTTATTGCCAATTGAAAGGGAAATTTCCAGATAATATATTCCACCTTCCAAACCTCCAGATGCTCCGTGTAGCTTACAACTACCATCTCACTGGTTCCTTTCCAACGTATAACTGGAGTACTTCTCTCAAGTTCTTAATTCTCTCTGAAACCAAATTCTCAATTGACTTACCTTATTTAATAAGCAACCTCAAGTCCTTAAAACAGTTGTTtgttggtggatgcaatttcATAGGTTCATCGTATCCAACATTTCTTTCAAATCTCACACAGATAACTTATTTGGACCTTTCATATAGTAACTTTGGTGGTCAGTGTCCATGGTCCCTCCTAAACATTACAGGACTTACTTTCTTGGATCTCTCATACAACAATTTCATAGGGCAACTTCCGGACTTCTCTTCAAATAATTCATCTAATAGTCAACTAGTCAACAAGATTCCTTCCAATCTAGAATATCTCTTATTATCTGGTAACTTATTGAATGGGGCAATACCATCTTGGGTGTATACAATACCATCTTTGCGTTACTTTTATCTTGATCACAACCAATTCACTGGGCATATTGGTGAATTCCAGCATAACTCATTGGTTTATCTAAATGTTTCCTTCAATAATTTTAGTGGCAATGTGGAGtcaaaaatattctcaaagctCAAAAGTCTTCGATATCTTGATATGTCAAATAATCCTCACCTATCACTACACTCCTTCACATCTGCCACCAATATTTTGTCCAAAATTCACTCCTTACAATTGTCTTCTTCCAACATAACCGAAATTCCACAGTTTTTACGAACTGCAGAATGTATAGAATACTTAGACCTTTCCAACAACCATATCAAAGGCAATATTCCATCCTGGGTAATGGAGGTGGGGAAGGATTCATTGTTATACTTTTCACTCTCAAGGAATAATTTAACTGGACACATCCCTTCCTTGATTTGCAATCTCAGTTCCCTCAAATTCCTTGATTTCTCTTATAATCACTTGAATAACATGATTCCTCCATGTTTGGGAAAGTTAAGTGATAATCTCAAAGACTTGAATttacaaagtaacaatcttaaTGGCACTGTCCCAGCAACATTTGCAAAGGGATGTCAATTGAGAAGTCTGAAACTCAATGGCAACCAATTGGAAGGGGCATTGCCACAATCATTGGTCCATTGTAGAAAGTTGGAAGTTCTGGATTTTGGTAACAACAAGATTAATGGAACCTTTCCTTGTTGGTTGGAAAGTCTTTCAAAGTTGTGCGTTCTTGTCTTGCGATCAAACAACTTTCATGGTGCCATAGGCAATCCCAAGACCAAATTCCCGTTCCCTAATTTGCGAATCATAGACCTCTCTCACAACAAGTTCCATGGTCTTTTgccaacaaaatttttcatgTATTTAAAAGCCATGATGAATGTGAGTACAGACAAAGGTGAATTGAAATATATGGGTGATGATTATTATCAAGATTCTGTGACAGTGGTGATGAAAGGGCTTTCCATTGAATTGGTAAAAATCCAAAGTCTATTCACAACCATTGATTTTTCCAACAATAATTTCAAAGGAGAAATTCCAAAGGCAATTGTAGAGCTTCGGTCACTGAAGGGGCTTAATTTTTCACACAATAATCTTTCAGGTCATGTACCTCCATCGTTGGGAAATTTAACCAATCTTGAATGGCTAGATCTCTCCTCAAACAAGCTCACAGGTGAAATTCCTATACAATTGGCAGATCTGACAATGCTAGCATTTTTAAACCTATCAGAAAATTATCTTTTTGGACATATACCCCAAGGTAAACAATTCAATACCTTTATGAATGATTCTTACTATGGGAACCTTGGGTTATGTGGATTTCCAATGACAAAAGCTTGTGGCAATGATGAGGGACAACAACCATCGCCATCATCAACCATTCAAGAAGATGATTTCGAATTTGAAAATGGGTTTCATTGGAAAGTTGTATTGTTGGGGTATGGCTGTGGATTCATgtttggattgggtttgggttatcTTGTGTTCTCAAGTGGAAAACCGAAATGGCTAGTGAATATTGTTTATGGAGGAAGACATAACAAGTTACAAAGATCCTAG